The Streptomyces sp. NBC_01275 genome has a segment encoding these proteins:
- a CDS encoding response regulator gives MEVGKTRTRWPVPTYSRVVPGASGRVLVVDDNKVIRQLIRVNLELEGLEVVTASDGAECLEVVHQVRPDVVTLDVVMPRLDGLRTAARLRSDPRTHDLPLAIISACTQYEVEAGLEVGVDAFLAKPFEPTELVTLVRKLMEQQQSQRGDVGSARGTVLGGDGGDGGGGEGVGAGKGSGASGGTAGE, from the coding sequence GTGGAAGTGGGGAAAACCCGGACGCGGTGGCCGGTCCCGACCTACTCTCGAGTTGTGCCAGGCGCGTCGGGTCGGGTGCTTGTTGTGGACGACAACAAGGTCATCCGGCAGTTGATCAGGGTCAATCTCGAGCTGGAGGGCCTCGAGGTCGTGACCGCGTCCGATGGTGCCGAGTGTCTGGAAGTCGTGCATCAGGTGCGGCCCGATGTGGTGACCCTCGATGTGGTCATGCCCAGGTTGGACGGGCTGCGCACCGCCGCCCGGCTGCGTTCGGACCCGCGTACCCATGACCTTCCCCTCGCCATCATCAGCGCCTGCACCCAGTACGAGGTCGAGGCCGGCCTCGAAGTCGGCGTCGACGCCTTCCTCGCCAAGCCCTTCGAACCCACTGAACTCGTCACCCTCGTACGGAAGTTGATGGAGCAGCAGCAGAGTCAACGGGGCGACGTCGGCAGCGCACGCGGGACCGTGCTGGGCGGCGACGGCGGCGACGGCGGTGGCGGGGAGGGCGTCGGCGCGGGGAAGGGGAGCGGGGCGAGCGGGGGGACTGCCGGCGAGTAG
- the nrtL gene encoding ArgS-related anticodon-binding protein NrtL, translated as MTPVELSRTVLHAVRRAVDAGELRVAVPVRAVVGPPGPGGRGDYATNIALQLARPAGQPPLRVAEVLQPHLARAEGVTGVEITGPGFLNISLDRSAAADLVQRIRREGLAYGHTDALAGQVFELRVPYEVRAEVLADALARIIASQGGRVAIEHRGRTAGPGPLASPATPARLDLRPVPAPEDPAPLGPDAARWALLHPAPHDRPRITADHLVQRESNPVFRVRYAHARTRAASRNAADLGFTADVDVDDVPQALHPASRPEPHATSTPVSTPAAPHLVALLADHPRVLGTVGVLPRAEGVAAVSRLTRHLLAVADATLVLLPDVLPRGEEKPSAAHRARLALAEAAGTVLAGGLSLLGIDAPEHL; from the coding sequence GTGACCCCCGTCGAGCTCTCCCGTACCGTGCTGCACGCGGTGCGTCGTGCCGTTGATGCCGGAGAGCTCAGGGTGGCCGTTCCCGTGCGGGCGGTCGTCGGGCCGCCGGGGCCCGGGGGGCGAGGGGACTACGCCACCAACATCGCCCTGCAGTTGGCCCGTCCGGCCGGACAGCCCCCGTTGCGCGTCGCCGAGGTTCTCCAGCCGCACCTCGCCCGCGCCGAAGGCGTCACCGGCGTCGAGATCACCGGGCCCGGGTTCCTCAACATCAGCCTCGACCGTTCCGCCGCCGCCGACCTCGTCCAGCGGATCCGCCGCGAGGGCCTGGCCTACGGGCACACCGACGCCCTCGCCGGACAGGTCTTCGAGCTGCGCGTGCCGTACGAGGTCCGGGCCGAGGTCCTCGCCGACGCGTTGGCGCGGATCATCGCCTCGCAGGGCGGACGCGTCGCGATCGAGCACCGTGGGCGCACCGCCGGCCCCGGGCCCCTCGCCTCCCCGGCGACCCCGGCCCGCCTGGACCTTCGCCCCGTCCCCGCCCCCGAGGACCCCGCACCCCTCGGCCCCGACGCCGCCCGCTGGGCTCTGCTTCATCCCGCACCGCACGACCGGCCCCGCATCACCGCCGATCACCTGGTCCAGCGGGAGAGCAACCCCGTCTTCCGCGTCCGTTACGCCCACGCCCGCACCCGGGCCGCGAGCCGCAACGCCGCCGACCTCGGATTCACCGCCGACGTCGACGTCGACGACGTACCGCAGGCGCTCCACCCTGCATCCCGCCCCGAACCGCACGCCACCTCCACCCCTGTCTCCACCCCCGCCGCGCCTCACCTCGTCGCCCTCCTCGCGGATCACCCCCGTGTCCTCGGCACGGTCGGTGTGCTTCCCCGTGCGGAGGGGGTCGCCGCCGTCTCGCGCCTCACCCGGCACCTTCTGGCGGTCGCGGACGCCACCCTCGTCCTCTTGCCCGACGTCCTGCCGCGCGGCGAGGAGAAACCCTCGGCCGCCCACCGTGCCCGGCTCGCACTCGCCGAAGCCGCCGGGACGGTGCTGGCCGGCGGCCTGTCCCTGCTCGGCATCGACGCACCCGAACACCTCTGA
- the lysA gene encoding diaminopimelate decarboxylase has translation MSRSAHPAGPRHADVLPEGHYSAPPTDLNALDPKVWAQTVGRDPQGVLTVGGIDVKTLAEEHGTPAYILDEADFRARARAWRTAFGADADVFYAGKAFLSRAVVRWLHEEGLNLDVCSGGELATALSAGMPADRIAFHGNNKSVEEIRRAVEAGVGRIVLDSFQEIVRVAHIAQSLGRRQPVQIRITVGVEAHTHEFIATAHEDQKFGIPLAGGQAAEAVRRALQLDGLEVIGIHSHIGSQIFDMSGFEVAAHRVVGLLKDIRDEHGVELPEIDLGGGLGIAYTSDDDPREPHEIAKALTEIVTRECEVAKLRTPRISVEPGRAIVGPTAFTLYEVGTIKPLDGLRTYVSVDGGMSDNIRTALYDAEYSVALVSRTSDAEPMLARVVGKHCESGDIVVKDAFLPSDLAPGDLIAVPATGAYCRSMASNYNHVLRPPVVAVHDGAARVIVRRETEEDLLRLDVG, from the coding sequence ATGAGCCGTTCCGCCCACCCCGCCGGGCCCCGCCACGCCGACGTCCTCCCCGAGGGCCACTACTCCGCCCCGCCCACCGACCTCAACGCCCTCGACCCCAAGGTGTGGGCGCAGACCGTCGGGCGTGACCCGCAGGGCGTCCTCACCGTCGGCGGCATCGACGTCAAGACGCTCGCCGAGGAGCACGGGACGCCCGCGTACATCCTCGACGAGGCCGATTTCCGGGCCCGGGCCCGTGCGTGGCGTACCGCGTTCGGGGCCGACGCCGACGTGTTCTACGCCGGGAAGGCGTTCCTGTCCCGGGCCGTCGTGCGCTGGCTGCACGAGGAAGGGCTGAACCTCGACGTCTGCTCAGGCGGCGAGCTGGCCACCGCGCTCTCCGCCGGGATGCCCGCCGACCGCATCGCCTTCCACGGCAACAACAAGTCAGTGGAGGAGATCCGGCGGGCCGTCGAGGCCGGGGTCGGGCGGATCGTGCTCGACTCCTTCCAGGAGATCGTGCGCGTCGCCCACATCGCACAGTCCCTCGGCAGGCGCCAGCCCGTGCAGATCCGGATCACCGTCGGGGTGGAAGCCCATACCCACGAGTTCATCGCCACCGCGCACGAGGACCAGAAGTTCGGGATCCCGCTGGCCGGCGGGCAGGCCGCCGAGGCCGTGCGGCGGGCGCTTCAGCTCGACGGGCTCGAGGTCATCGGGATCCACTCCCACATCGGGTCGCAGATCTTCGACATGTCCGGGTTCGAGGTCGCCGCCCACCGGGTCGTCGGGCTGCTCAAGGACATCCGCGACGAGCACGGGGTCGAGCTGCCCGAGATCGACCTCGGCGGCGGACTCGGCATCGCCTACACGAGCGACGACGATCCCCGTGAGCCGCACGAGATCGCCAAGGCGTTGACGGAGATCGTCACGCGTGAGTGCGAGGTCGCCAAGCTGCGTACGCCCCGTATCTCCGTCGAGCCCGGGCGCGCCATCGTCGGGCCGACCGCCTTCACGCTCTACGAGGTCGGCACCATCAAGCCGCTCGACGGGCTGCGGACGTACGTCTCCGTCGACGGGGGCATGTCCGACAACATCCGTACGGCGCTGTACGACGCGGAGTACAGCGTGGCCCTCGTCTCCCGCACCTCCGACGCCGAGCCGATGCTGGCCCGGGTCGTGGGCAAGCACTGCGAGAGCGGGGACATCGTGGTCAAGGACGCGTTCCTGCCCTCCGACCTGGCACCGGGTGACCTCATCGCCGTACCCGCCACGGGTGCGTACTGCCGGTCCATGGCCAGCAACTACAACCATGTGCTGCGGCCGCCCGTCGTCGCCGTGCACGACGGTGCGGCGCGGGTCATCGTCCGGCGCGAGACGGAGGAGGACCTGCTGCGGCTCGACGTCGGGTGA